A stretch of DNA from Anaerobacillus isosaccharinicus:
TCATTCCAACTGGAATTACTAGGTCTGGTAGCAAATCAATCTCGTTAAGGGGATGATTGCCAATTCCAACAAAGACTTTTTTATCATCCGTCATAATTAAACTACCTTCTGTTCCAAAAATTTCAAACTGCCAGCCTTGAGAATGTCTAGTCGTACTAGTTAGACCTAGGGAAAATGTTGTTTTACCGGCGAATGTCCCGAATGTTTGAAACGCATCATCGGCTGTTCGGATGTCTTTTTCTCCAGTCTCGTCAACATACTCAGGGCAATGAGTAGATAATTGACCGCTAATTGATTTTATTTCGTCATCAACCCACCATAAAAGCGAATCAAACATGTGGGACCCAATCGCACCAAGCATACCTCCAGCCTGATCTTTTTGACCAAGCCAACCTCGCCTACTAGTAACCGCCCTTTCATAGCCTGGAAAGCTCGTTGTATAATTGACATGAAGCAGTTTACCGAGCTGTCCACTTGAGACAATTTCCTTTATCTTTTGTCTAGCTGGTAAAAATCGAAATTCAAAATTGATCAAACCAAGTTTTTTTGCCCTATCGCGAGCTTCAATCATTTCAGCTGCTTCTTTTGCATGATAAGCAAATGGTTTCTCGCACAGTACATCAAGTCCATGCTCATATGCTTCTAAGACCATTTCATGATGTAATAATGGAGCTGAGGCTATGGAAACTAAGTCTAGATCTTCGGTTTCTAGCATCTCTTTCCAGTCACTATAAACACGTTCTATACCAGTTTCTTCTTTCAGTTCGTTTATTCGACCTCTCCCGACACTTGCTAAGGAAACAACTTCAAAGCCATGATGAGATTTCATCATCGGCGCATGTACTTTTGCACCAAATCCTCCACCAATTATACCAACTCGAATTTTTTTGTTCATCTGAAAGCTCCTTCTTCTATACTATTGTCAATTCTTCTATTCTTCTAAAAAGCTCTTTTCCAATTCGTCTACTAG
This window harbors:
- a CDS encoding Gfo/Idh/MocA family protein, producing MNKKIRVGIIGGGFGAKVHAPMMKSHHGFEVVSLASVGRGRINELKEETGIERVYSDWKEMLETEDLDLVSIASAPLLHHEMVLEAYEHGLDVLCEKPFAYHAKEAAEMIEARDRAKKLGLINFEFRFLPARQKIKEIVSSGQLGKLLHVNYTTSFPGYERAVTSRRGWLGQKDQAGGMLGAIGSHMFDSLLWWVDDEIKSISGQLSTHCPEYVDETGEKDIRTADDAFQTFGTFAGKTTFSLGLTSTTRHSQGWQFEIFGTEGSLIMTDDKKVFVGIGNHPLNEIDLLPDLVIPVGMSDVAARYYNAFYRSLDAVYHAVDEHEVSDYLPSFETGYKVQVILDAVRESSEKGRVIDL